A genome region from Chryseobacterium sp. G0186 includes the following:
- a CDS encoding 3-hydroxyacyl-CoA dehydrogenase NAD-binding domain-containing protein translates to MKNIGIIGAGTMGVGIAQVAATAGCKVVLFDANAPQIDKALSGLEKTLQKLTEKGKISQEKATEIRNNIVKGEALQDLKDSDLVIEAIIENKEIKTKVFTELETYVSEDCIISSNTSSISITSLGAELKKPERFIGIHFFNPAPLMPLVEVIPSLLTEKTLAEKIYSLMKDWGKTPVIAKDIPGFIVNRIARPYYGEGLRIVEENIATPEQVDEAMKTLGNFKMGPFELMDLIGVDVNFAVTTTVYKDYFYDPKYKPSLLQQRMSEAKLHGRKTGKGFYDYSEGTVKPEAQKDDALYQQIFLRIISMLINEAVEAKRLGVANDDDIELAMQKGVNYPKGLLSWGKEIGYSEISETLQNLYEEYQEERYRQSPLLRKL, encoded by the coding sequence ATGAAGAATATTGGAATTATTGGGGCAGGAACCATGGGCGTTGGAATTGCTCAGGTCGCTGCAACAGCAGGATGCAAAGTCGTTTTATTCGATGCTAATGCTCCACAAATTGATAAAGCACTTTCAGGCTTAGAGAAAACACTTCAAAAACTGACTGAAAAAGGCAAAATTTCTCAGGAAAAAGCTACAGAGATCAGAAACAATATCGTTAAAGGAGAGGCATTACAGGATTTAAAGGATTCTGATCTTGTTATCGAAGCGATCATTGAAAATAAAGAGATTAAAACCAAGGTTTTCACAGAACTTGAAACCTATGTTTCCGAAGACTGTATCATCAGTTCCAATACATCATCCATTTCCATTACCTCTCTTGGGGCAGAGCTAAAAAAACCGGAGCGTTTCATCGGAATTCATTTCTTCAATCCGGCTCCGCTGATGCCACTAGTGGAAGTTATTCCATCCTTATTAACAGAAAAAACTTTAGCAGAAAAAATCTACAGTCTTATGAAAGATTGGGGGAAAACTCCGGTTATTGCTAAGGATATTCCAGGATTTATCGTCAACAGAATTGCCCGTCCTTATTATGGAGAGGGATTAAGAATCGTTGAAGAAAATATCGCAACCCCTGAGCAAGTAGACGAAGCCATGAAAACCCTTGGGAACTTTAAAATGGGTCCCTTTGAATTGATGGACCTTATTGGAGTTGATGTGAACTTTGCTGTAACAACCACTGTTTATAAAGATTATTTTTACGACCCGAAATACAAACCATCTTTACTTCAGCAGAGAATGTCTGAAGCGAAACTTCACGGCAGAAAAACCGGAAAAGGTTTCTACGATTATAGCGAAGGAACTGTAAAACCGGAAGCTCAAAAAGATGATGCACTTTACCAGCAGATTTTTTTAAGGATTATATCAATGCTGATTAATGAAGCGGTAGAAGCCAAAAGACTAGGTGTAGCCAACGATGATGATATCGAATTGGCAATGCAGAAAGGAGTAAACTATCCAAAAGGTTTATTAAGCTGGGGAAAAGAAATCGGATATTCAGAAATTTCCGAAACCCTGCAAAATCTTTACGAAGAATATCAGGAAGAAAGGTACAGACAAAGCCCTTTACTTCGCAAATTATAA
- a CDS encoding PaaI family thioesterase — MNPRQVADYMFNQDYFSQWMNIKMIEVKENYCLIEMPIKKDMINGLKTVHGGVTFAFADSALAFSSNNTGDAAVALNCIINFTKAGKEGDVFRAESILVNDTRKTAVYDIKITNQNDELIAKFVGTVYKIGKKVTEL, encoded by the coding sequence ATGAATCCAAGACAAGTTGCAGATTATATGTTCAATCAGGATTATTTTTCCCAGTGGATGAATATCAAAATGATTGAGGTAAAGGAAAATTATTGTCTCATAGAAATGCCTATCAAAAAGGACATGATCAATGGGCTTAAAACTGTTCATGGCGGTGTTACGTTTGCTTTTGCAGATTCAGCACTGGCATTTTCCTCTAACAATACAGGAGATGCCGCGGTAGCCTTAAACTGTATCATCAATTTTACCAAAGCCGGAAAGGAAGGCGATGTTTTCAGGGCAGAAAGTATTTTGGTGAATGATACCAGAAAAACCGCTGTTTACGACATTAAAATTACCAATCAAAACGATGAACTGATTGCAAAATTTGTAGGAACAGTTTATAAAATCGGGAAAAAAGTAACAGAGCTTTAA
- the pcaF gene encoding 3-oxoadipyl-CoA thiolase, translating to MNNVYIIDYVRTPISKLQGGLSEVRADDLAAIVIKEVVARNPEVPVEEIEDVIFGCANQAGEDNRNVARMGLLLAGLPYKIGGETVNRLCASGMSAVANAFRSIAAGEGEIYIAGGVEHMTRSPYVMSKPSAAFGRDSQMYDTTFGWRFVNPKMKEMYGVDGMGETAENLADMHHINREDQDKFALWSQQKATKAQESGRLAEEIVKVEIPQRKGDPIVFEKDEFIKPTSSIEGLGKLRPAFRKEGTVTAGNASGMNDGAAALILASEEAVKKYGLKPKAKILGSSVAGVEPRIMGIGPVEATQKLLKRLNISLEDIDIIELNEAFAAQALAVTRSLGLQDDDARINPNGGAIAIGHPLGVSGARIIGSAAMELQKQDKKYALCTLCIGVGQGYAMVIEKV from the coding sequence ATGAACAACGTATACATCATAGACTATGTAAGAACTCCTATTTCAAAACTACAGGGAGGATTATCAGAAGTAAGAGCAGATGATTTAGCTGCAATTGTGATCAAAGAAGTGGTGGCAAGAAATCCTGAAGTTCCTGTTGAGGAAATTGAGGATGTAATCTTCGGATGTGCTAACCAGGCTGGTGAAGATAACAGAAACGTAGCTAGAATGGGGCTTTTATTGGCTGGTCTTCCTTATAAAATAGGAGGAGAAACGGTAAACAGGCTTTGTGCTTCAGGAATGTCTGCTGTGGCTAATGCATTCCGTTCTATTGCAGCAGGAGAGGGAGAAATTTACATAGCGGGTGGAGTAGAGCATATGACCCGTTCTCCATATGTCATGTCTAAGCCTAGTGCTGCTTTCGGAAGAGACAGCCAGATGTATGATACCACTTTCGGATGGCGTTTTGTTAACCCGAAGATGAAAGAAATGTATGGCGTAGACGGGATGGGTGAAACAGCAGAGAATCTAGCCGATATGCACCATATCAACAGAGAGGACCAGGATAAATTTGCCCTGTGGTCTCAGCAAAAGGCGACAAAAGCTCAGGAAAGCGGAAGACTCGCCGAGGAAATTGTAAAAGTTGAAATTCCGCAAAGAAAAGGAGATCCGATTGTTTTTGAAAAAGACGAGTTCATTAAACCAACCTCATCAATAGAAGGACTAGGAAAACTTCGTCCGGCTTTCAGAAAAGAAGGAACGGTAACGGCCGGAAATGCTTCAGGAATGAATGACGGGGCAGCTGCCCTGATCTTAGCAAGTGAAGAAGCCGTAAAAAAATATGGATTAAAACCCAAAGCTAAAATTTTAGGATCTTCCGTTGCAGGTGTAGAACCAAGAATCATGGGAATTGGTCCTGTAGAAGCTACTCAAAAGCTTTTAAAGAGACTCAATATTTCCCTTGAAGATATAGATATCATTGAATTAAACGAAGCTTTTGCGGCACAAGCTTTAGCTGTAACGAGAAGCTTAGGTTTACAGGATGATGATGCAAGGATAAATCCAAACGGTGGAGCTATTGCCATTGGTCATCCACTAGGTGTTTCCGGTGCAAGAATCATTGGTTCTGCAGCTATGGAACTTCAAAAACAAGATAAGAAATATGCATTGTGTACCCTTTGTATCGGTGTCGGACAGGGATATGCAATGGTCATTGAAAAAGTATAA
- a CDS encoding transferase hexapeptide repeat family protein, which produces MNIYSYHGIRPIIKPSAYIHPQAVIIGNVEIGEEVYIGPNAVIRGDWGKIIIKDGANVQENCTLHVFPNIETILEESAHIGHGAIIHSGHIGKNCLIGMNSVVMDKAYIGDESIVGALAFVPANFRCEPRKLIVGSPAKIIRDVSDEMIHWKTEGTKLYQELAREGKEAILPCEPFTEYIQQIPTKVVDYSIWDDVK; this is translated from the coding sequence ATGAACATCTACTCATACCACGGCATTCGTCCTATTATCAAGCCCTCAGCTTACATTCACCCGCAGGCGGTGATTATCGGAAATGTGGAAATTGGTGAAGAAGTCTATATTGGTCCCAATGCGGTTATCCGTGGGGACTGGGGAAAAATTATCATTAAAGATGGTGCTAATGTTCAGGAGAACTGTACGCTGCATGTTTTTCCGAATATAGAAACAATCTTGGAAGAATCTGCACATATTGGACATGGAGCGATCATTCATTCCGGGCATATCGGAAAGAATTGCTTAATCGGAATGAACTCTGTTGTGATGGATAAAGCTTATATCGGTGACGAAAGTATTGTTGGAGCATTAGCTTTTGTTCCTGCCAATTTCAGATGTGAACCCAGAAAACTGATTGTGGGAAGCCCTGCGAAAATCATCCGCGATGTTTCTGATGAAATGATTCACTGGAAGACCGAGGGAACCAAATTATATCAGGAGTTAGCAAGGGAGGGAAAAGAAGCAATCTTACCTTGCGAACCATTTACAGAATATATTCAGCAGATTCCTACAAAAGTAGTGGATTACAGTATTTGGGATGATGTTAAATAA
- a CDS encoding alpha/beta hydrolase, with the protein MIKKAFILCSILFAVNFTLSAQTETIKPLTIGEVRTLKSKVLNEERVVNIYLPQGFDKAKSYPVIYLLDGSMNEDFMHVSGLVQFFNQMYSMPETIVVGIANIDRKRDFTFHTDLKDLQKDYPTTGHSDKFITFLEKELKPYIETQFKTTDKYLFGQSLGGLLATEILLKKPEMFNNYFIISPSLWWDDESLLKQAPQLLSKSPDTKKFVYVSVGKGEHPVMIKDAEAWYDVLKKSNKKNWTIEYKMMETDNHATILHRSLYEGLVKKFPYQEPK; encoded by the coding sequence ATGATAAAAAAAGCTTTCATATTATGCAGTATCCTGTTTGCAGTTAACTTTACCTTATCAGCACAGACAGAAACGATAAAACCACTTACGATCGGAGAAGTAAGAACGTTAAAGTCTAAGGTTTTAAATGAAGAAAGAGTTGTGAACATTTATCTTCCTCAAGGCTTTGATAAAGCCAAATCATATCCGGTTATTTATCTTCTGGACGGAAGTATGAATGAAGATTTTATGCATGTTTCAGGATTGGTACAGTTCTTTAACCAGATGTATTCCATGCCGGAAACCATTGTAGTGGGAATTGCCAATATCGATAGAAAAAGAGATTTTACTTTCCATACAGATCTAAAGGATTTACAGAAAGATTATCCTACTACAGGACATTCTGATAAGTTTATCACTTTTCTAGAAAAAGAATTGAAACCTTACATAGAAACTCAGTTTAAAACAACAGATAAATATTTATTTGGACAATCTTTAGGAGGACTTCTGGCAACAGAAATTCTACTGAAGAAACCAGAAATGTTCAACAATTACTTTATCATTAGCCCAAGTTTATGGTGGGATGATGAAAGTCTGCTAAAGCAGGCTCCTCAATTACTATCAAAATCTCCTGATACTAAAAAATTCGTTTACGTTTCTGTAGGAAAAGGAGAACATCCGGTGATGATCAAAGATGCAGAAGCCTGGTATGACGTCCTTAAAAAATCTAACAAGAAAAACTGGACTATTGAATATAAAATGATGGAAACCGACAATCATGCAACCATTCTTCATAGAAGTTTATACGAGGGATTGGTAAAGAAGTTTCCGTATCAGGAACCAAAATAA
- the paaZ gene encoding phenylacetic acid degradation bifunctional protein PaaZ produces the protein MEKLKNYIYGEWVEGTGNGVPLYNAVTGEQVAVSDTEGLNYQQALDYGRTVGYKNLSSMTFYDRGEMLKKVALYLLERKKKYYELSYKTGATHVDSWVDIEGGFGTFFTYSGLAKRMLPNTSFWVDGDTQKISANGTFLGTHILTPSEGVSVQINAYNFPVWGMLEKLSTSLLAGVPSIVKPSPFGSYLTNAVFQDMIESGVLPEGAVQLVCGEPGNILDYVQDGDSVLFTGSATTGRKLKSLPSVAGNAVRFNMEADSLNCSILGLEAKPGTPEFDLFIKEVRNEMTTKAGQKCTAIRRIIVPEHLIGDVQNALSKALDQTKIGNPLSRETKMGSLVGRQQYEEVLRKVNILKSETELVYDGKHELVDANYENGAFMSPKLFLNDKPFEKNISHDVEAFGPVSTLMPYKDAEEAAALAKRGKGSLVGSIVSHDENFIAETSWKMASQHGRIFVLNRDNAKESTGHGSPLPTLMHGGPGRAGGGEEMGGLSGLHFFLQKTAIQGSPDVLKAITKIYQQGAEKKFSDKHPFQKYFEEVEVGDSLETAGRTVTDADIVNFSNVSWDHFYAHTDATSLTGTIFDKTVAHGYFILSAAAGLFVSGKKGPVIANYGLEECSFFKPVYAGDTITVYLTAKEKINRGVKGRNIPSGVVKWLVEVVNQRDEVVCVATILTLVAKHSPFIDLNVKNVQKTLSGLTENTPALWGKMSPQQMIEHLEQGVLVSLGEPEAEKCFTPEEQLEKWQDSLYNHRKMPKDFTAPFLPQDGSLPEPVYKNLEAAKESFIDTLKKFVIYYKENPQAEHMNFVFGKLNREMWELMHKKHFTHHFEQFGLM, from the coding sequence ATGGAAAAACTAAAAAACTATATCTACGGAGAATGGGTAGAAGGTACCGGAAACGGAGTTCCATTGTACAATGCTGTAACAGGAGAGCAGGTAGCCGTTTCTGATACAGAAGGATTAAACTATCAGCAGGCTCTTGACTATGGTAGAACCGTAGGGTACAAAAATCTTTCTTCAATGACTTTCTACGACCGTGGAGAAATGTTGAAAAAAGTGGCTCTTTACCTATTGGAAAGAAAGAAAAAATACTACGAATTATCTTATAAAACCGGAGCTACCCATGTTGATTCATGGGTGGATATTGAAGGAGGTTTCGGAACTTTCTTTACGTACTCTGGATTAGCAAAAAGAATGCTTCCCAATACTTCATTTTGGGTAGATGGAGATACTCAGAAAATTTCTGCTAACGGAACTTTCTTAGGAACTCACATCCTGACTCCGAGTGAAGGGGTTTCTGTACAGATCAACGCCTACAACTTTCCAGTTTGGGGAATGTTGGAAAAGTTATCCACATCATTATTGGCAGGAGTGCCATCCATTGTAAAGCCATCACCTTTTGGTTCTTACCTTACCAATGCGGTATTTCAGGATATGATTGAGAGTGGAGTGCTTCCTGAAGGGGCTGTTCAGTTGGTATGCGGAGAGCCTGGAAATATTCTGGATTATGTTCAGGATGGGGACTCTGTATTGTTTACAGGTTCTGCAACAACAGGAAGAAAATTGAAATCACTTCCATCCGTAGCGGGAAATGCAGTCCGTTTCAATATGGAAGCCGATTCATTGAACTGCTCAATTCTTGGATTGGAAGCAAAACCGGGAACTCCTGAATTTGATTTATTCATCAAGGAAGTTCGTAACGAGATGACAACAAAAGCAGGGCAAAAATGTACTGCGATCAGAAGAATTATTGTTCCTGAACATTTAATTGGGGATGTTCAGAATGCTCTATCCAAAGCTTTAGACCAAACAAAGATAGGAAACCCATTAAGCAGAGAAACCAAGATGGGTTCTTTGGTAGGAAGACAGCAATATGAGGAGGTTCTAAGAAAAGTAAACATTTTAAAATCAGAAACAGAACTTGTTTATGACGGAAAACATGAGCTTGTAGATGCCAACTATGAAAATGGAGCATTTATGAGCCCGAAATTATTCCTGAATGACAAGCCTTTTGAAAAAAATATCTCTCACGATGTAGAAGCTTTCGGGCCGGTATCTACATTAATGCCTTACAAAGATGCTGAAGAAGCAGCTGCCCTGGCAAAAAGAGGAAAAGGAAGTTTAGTGGGATCCATTGTTTCTCACGATGAGAATTTTATTGCAGAAACATCATGGAAAATGGCTTCCCAGCACGGAAGAATCTTTGTACTGAACAGAGATAACGCCAAGGAAAGTACAGGACATGGTTCACCGCTTCCTACATTGATGCACGGAGGACCTGGTAGAGCAGGAGGTGGAGAAGAAATGGGTGGCTTAAGCGGTCTTCATTTCTTCCTGCAGAAAACCGCCATTCAGGGATCTCCGGATGTATTGAAAGCCATTACCAAGATCTATCAGCAGGGTGCTGAGAAAAAGTTCTCAGATAAACATCCCTTCCAGAAATATTTTGAGGAAGTAGAGGTGGGAGACTCATTAGAAACGGCAGGAAGAACAGTTACCGATGCTGATATCGTAAACTTCTCCAACGTTTCATGGGATCATTTCTATGCGCATACAGATGCAACAAGTTTAACAGGCACTATCTTTGATAAAACAGTTGCTCACGGTTACTTCATCCTTTCAGCAGCAGCAGGGTTATTTGTTTCAGGTAAAAAAGGACCTGTGATCGCGAATTACGGATTAGAAGAATGTAGTTTCTTTAAGCCTGTATATGCCGGTGATACCATTACGGTGTATTTAACGGCAAAAGAAAAGATCAATAGAGGAGTTAAGGGAAGAAATATCCCGTCAGGAGTTGTAAAATGGCTGGTTGAGGTTGTTAACCAAAGAGATGAAGTGGTGTGTGTAGCAACAATTTTAACATTGGTGGCAAAACATTCTCCTTTCATTGATCTGAATGTGAAAAATGTTCAAAAAACACTAAGTGGATTAACAGAAAATACGCCTGCATTATGGGGTAAAATGTCTCCACAACAAATGATTGAACACCTGGAACAAGGAGTATTGGTAAGTTTAGGAGAACCTGAAGCCGAAAAATGCTTTACTCCTGAAGAACAACTTGAAAAATGGCAGGACTCTCTTTATAATCACAGAAAAATGCCAAAAGACTTTACCGCACCATTCCTGCCTCAGGATGGTTCACTTCCGGAGCCGGTATACAAGAATCTGGAAGCAGCAAAAGAATCATTTATTGATACCCTGAAGAAATTTGTGATTTACTATAAAGAAAATCCACAGGCAGAACATATGAATTTTGTGTTCGGAAAACTGAACAGAGAAATGTGGGAACTGATGCACAAAAAACATTTTACCCACCATTTTGAACAATTTGGATTAATGTAA
- a CDS encoding bacteriocin-like protein, translating into MKNLKKLSRSELRSLKGAGPIWNCTPHSCPPGVCCIPGRWPDLASACVICASS; encoded by the coding sequence ATGAAAAACTTAAAAAAACTTTCAAGAAGTGAATTGAGATCTCTTAAAGGAGCCGGTCCAATCTGGAACTGTACTCCTCATTCTTGTCCTCCGGGAGTATGTTGTATCCCTGGAAGATGGCCAGACCTTGCATCGGCATGTGTTATATGTGCCAGTTCTTAG
- a CDS encoding DUF4241 domain-containing protein, which translates to MNESWMQKWEEVKDTLISPVDIETYFTSDEIMDQKMETMTIGNVSLPSGKVIVRDPLVYLNQDEKPYFVDVPKGNFPVTIAVAKFEDWGDRYAAVKVEFTKEKPVIYREALIGIEELNGTDEGEFFGFAVEAGLGCITDPEVVPYVDQFISDLNVDNIYDDYFADLFAKSFEENPRNQRDLGDWINWTVPNTEYQIPIFATGVGDGIYPVYFAYDEQDKICGLYIHFIDIELELSEEEFDEDEDDDTSEQPDNFVFLK; encoded by the coding sequence ATGAATGAAAGCTGGATGCAAAAATGGGAAGAGGTAAAAGATACATTGATTTCTCCCGTAGATATTGAAACTTATTTTACCTCAGATGAGATCATGGATCAGAAGATGGAAACCATGACAATAGGAAATGTTTCACTCCCATCAGGGAAAGTCATTGTAAGAGATCCGCTCGTTTACCTTAATCAGGATGAAAAACCTTATTTTGTTGACGTTCCCAAAGGAAACTTTCCAGTAACCATTGCTGTCGCAAAGTTTGAGGATTGGGGAGATCGGTATGCCGCTGTAAAGGTAGAATTTACAAAAGAGAAACCAGTGATTTACAGAGAAGCATTAATCGGAATAGAAGAACTTAACGGGACCGATGAGGGAGAATTTTTTGGCTTTGCGGTAGAAGCCGGCTTGGGATGTATTACAGATCCGGAAGTAGTTCCTTATGTGGATCAGTTTATCTCGGATCTTAATGTAGATAATATTTATGATGATTATTTCGCAGACCTGTTTGCAAAAAGCTTTGAAGAAAACCCCAGAAACCAAAGAGATTTAGGAGACTGGATCAATTGGACGGTTCCCAATACAGAATATCAGATCCCGATATTTGCCACTGGAGTAGGAGATGGAATATATCCGGTTTACTTTGCTTATGATGAGCAGGATAAAATATGCGGACTTTATATTCACTTTATTGATATTGAATTGGAGCTATCCGAAGAAGAATTTGATGAAGATGAAGACGATGATACTTCAGAGCAACCGGATAATTTTGTTTTTCTCAAATAA
- a CDS encoding SMUG2 DNA glycosylase family protein has translation MNKTFADEVITFNENLSYSGDLPDGFEVLNPYLDNPETMQAMQKFYHKYYHDSHTRKFMIGINPSRHGAGVTGVPFTDTKRLESICAIKMESAHTHEVSSVFMYDMIEDYGGADLFYKDIYINSPFPLAIVRKTKTGWLNANYYDDKELFEAVKGFMIESLKKHLSLNLDTSEVFILGKKNAEFISKLNKEAKLFETMTVLEHPRYIQQYKLKEQQMYIDKYILALKTKPLIVS, from the coding sequence ATGAATAAAACTTTTGCAGACGAAGTCATTACTTTCAATGAAAATCTGAGCTATTCGGGAGATCTTCCCGATGGATTTGAGGTCTTGAACCCTTATCTGGATAATCCAGAAACAATGCAGGCTATGCAAAAGTTTTATCATAAATATTATCATGATTCCCATACAAGAAAGTTCATGATAGGAATCAATCCAAGTCGCCATGGAGCTGGCGTTACCGGAGTTCCGTTTACCGATACCAAACGATTGGAGAGCATCTGTGCAATAAAAATGGAATCTGCCCATACCCATGAAGTTTCCTCCGTTTTTATGTATGATATGATAGAGGATTATGGTGGTGCAGATTTGTTTTACAAAGATATTTATATCAATTCTCCATTTCCGTTGGCCATTGTAAGAAAAACCAAGACAGGATGGCTCAATGCCAATTACTATGATGATAAAGAATTGTTTGAAGCGGTAAAGGGCTTCATGATAGAATCCTTAAAGAAGCATCTCAGTCTTAATCTGGATACTTCTGAGGTCTTTATTCTGGGTAAAAAGAATGCCGAGTTTATTTCAAAACTGAATAAAGAAGCAAAATTATTTGAAACGATGACTGTTCTGGAGCATCCAAGGTATATTCAGCAATACAAGTTAAAAGAACAGCAAATGTATATTGACAAATACATTTTAGCATTAAAAACAAAACCCTTAATCGTCAGTTAA
- a CDS encoding T9SS type A sorting domain-containing protein, translated as MKSTTFFTICSLLISILSFGQTSSEKFEDENSGSKVFTDNGVSFNITSYTSTFEIGIYPGTGWSGTAPDNKYIDNTLAVGATNPSFSIKTTSNLFKANRFWVYVANQYNNQNATGTLTVTGKLNGVTKFSVIKTNNFAQSLGNTNGYTLIDLTNLNGQNYSNIVLDELRLTLGGDFYYLGFDAFTWVKDSGVVLGISETKASQKNLSIYPNPTNGPLSINTEKGTEAKIYSQDGKLLKSVQTQKGLNTIDISELPKGVYYIRTTNESTKVIKN; from the coding sequence ATGAAAAGCACTACTTTTTTTACCATTTGTAGTCTGCTCATTTCAATCTTGTCATTTGGGCAGACCAGTTCAGAAAAATTTGAAGATGAAAATTCGGGAAGTAAAGTTTTTACGGATAACGGGGTAAGTTTCAATATTACTTCCTATACATCAACATTTGAGATAGGTATCTATCCGGGAACAGGATGGTCGGGAACGGCTCCTGATAACAAATACATTGATAACACCCTAGCCGTAGGAGCTACCAATCCGTCATTCAGTATAAAGACTACTTCAAATTTGTTTAAGGCAAATAGATTCTGGGTATATGTTGCTAACCAGTATAACAACCAAAATGCCACGGGAACTCTGACTGTAACCGGAAAGCTAAACGGAGTTACCAAATTCTCAGTTATAAAAACCAATAATTTTGCTCAATCTCTAGGCAATACAAATGGCTATACTCTTATTGATCTTACCAACTTAAATGGACAAAATTATAGTAATATTGTTCTGGATGAACTGCGATTAACACTAGGTGGCGATTTTTATTACTTAGGTTTTGATGCCTTTACATGGGTAAAAGATAGCGGTGTTGTACTGGGAATCTCTGAAACCAAGGCTTCTCAAAAAAACCTCAGCATTTACCCTAATCCTACTAACGGACCTCTTTCCATTAACACAGAGAAAGGTACTGAAGCCAAAATTTATAGCCAGGATGGTAAGCTGCTGAAAAGTGTACAAACGCAAAAAGGGCTTAATACAATTGATATTTCAGAGCTTCCAAAAGGAGTTTATTATATCAGGACAACTAATGAATCAACTAAAGTTATTAAAAACTAA
- a CDS encoding phage tail protein: MEEYIGIVKVFAGNFAPRGWMFCDGSLLRISNNSALFSILGTTYGGDGITTFALPNLKGRMALGAGNVSANEYYPLGAVAGTTQTTILASNLPSVGSGFQFKVANQNANSVTPSATSSVAITGTPNGRVFTAVPSFIDADPTTTINGKSITFTGQNLPMNNMPPYLGLNYIICVEGIYPPRS, encoded by the coding sequence ATGGAAGAATACATTGGAATTGTAAAAGTATTTGCAGGAAATTTTGCACCTAGAGGCTGGATGTTCTGCGATGGAAGCCTATTAAGAATTTCAAATAACAGCGCTTTATTTTCCATTTTGGGAACAACCTATGGAGGAGATGGAATTACTACGTTTGCATTGCCAAACCTAAAAGGGCGTATGGCTTTGGGTGCCGGAAATGTAAGTGCTAATGAATACTATCCTCTTGGAGCAGTGGCAGGAACCACTCAAACAACCATCCTAGCATCAAACCTTCCAAGCGTTGGCAGCGGATTTCAGTTTAAAGTAGCCAACCAAAATGCTAACAGCGTAACTCCATCAGCTACCTCATCTGTTGCCATTACAGGAACACCAAACGGAAGAGTGTTTACTGCGGTTCCAAGCTTTATAGATGCTGATCCTACTACAACAATCAATGGAAAGTCTATTACTTTTACCGGGCAGAATCTTCCTATGAATAATATGCCTCCTTATCTTGGATTAAATTATATCATCTGCGTTGAAGGAATTTATCCTCCAAGAAGCTAA
- a CDS encoding enoyl-CoA hydratase/isomerase family protein, with protein sequence MNEFVASEIKNNIAEITFGTPKSNALPGAILEKLAHTILEEGAKDEVKAILVKSEGEKAFCAGASFDELLAIEELEASTRFFGGFAKVLNAMRNCGKIVVVRVQGKTTGGGVGIACGADYCFATKDSALALTEINLGIGPFVIGPYVERKIGKSQFSAMAIDADFRSAEWAEQHNVYHSVSDNIQEMDEKLEKFLQTLASRSSDALALIKKVSWEGTDHFNELMPARIHMSASLILEDSAKKNIESIKERLRTK encoded by the coding sequence ATGAACGAATTCGTAGCATCAGAAATTAAAAATAATATTGCTGAAATCACTTTCGGAACTCCAAAAAGCAATGCTCTTCCGGGAGCAATTTTAGAAAAACTGGCTCACACCATTTTAGAAGAAGGAGCTAAAGATGAGGTAAAAGCTATCCTTGTAAAAAGTGAGGGTGAAAAAGCGTTTTGTGCAGGAGCAAGTTTTGATGAACTTCTGGCGATTGAGGAGCTGGAAGCTTCTACTAGGTTTTTCGGTGGTTTTGCAAAGGTTCTTAATGCCATGAGAAATTGTGGGAAGATTGTTGTAGTAAGAGTTCAGGGAAAAACTACAGGAGGAGGAGTAGGAATTGCGTGTGGAGCAGATTACTGCTTTGCTACAAAAGATTCTGCATTAGCACTTACAGAGATCAATTTAGGAATAGGACCTTTTGTAATTGGCCCTTATGTGGAAAGAAAAATCGGGAAATCACAATTCTCTGCAATGGCTATTGATGCAGATTTCAGATCTGCAGAATGGGCAGAGCAGCATAATGTTTACCATTCTGTTTCAGACAATATCCAGGAAATGGATGAAAAACTGGAGAAATTCTTACAAACACTAGCATCAAGAAGTAGTGATGCATTGGCTCTCATTAAGAAAGTTTCCTGGGAGGGAACAGATCATTTTAACGAATTGATGCCGGCAAGAATTCATATGAGTGCAAGCCTTATTCTTGAAGATTCTGCAAAGAAAAATATAGAATCCATTAAAGAAAGACTGAGAACCAAATAA